CCAGGGCTGGAGTGATTCATTTGATAATTTTGTGCGGGATTTAACAGTTGTATTTCGTACTATTGTGTAAAAATATAATTACCTCAGCAGGTAATTTCGAAAAAATATCTATTATTGTAAAAAACAAATCAATAATTAACAACAAACAGTAAAAACTAGACAAATGAGAAAAATAATTTCCTTTATGCACATATCGCTTGATGGTTTTGTTGCAGGACCGAATGGAGAAATGGATTGGATCAAAGTGAATGAAGAAATTTTTGATCATGTAGGCAAACGAATAAGCCAGGGCGACACTTCATTATATGGACGAGTAACTTATGAAATGATGGAAAATTACTGGCCTACCGCAGCAGACAAACCCACAGCCTCCAATCACGATATCCAACATTCAAAATGGTATAAAAAAGTGCACAAAGTGGTTTTATCAAAAACAATGAATGACGAGGGGTTGAATAACACAAAAATTATCAGCCACAACCTTACAGAAAGAATAAATGAAATAAAACAACAAACCGGGGAAGACATCTTGCTTTTTGGTAGTCCCACAGCAACTCATTCACTTATGCAACTTAACCTGATCGACGGATATTGGTTATTTGTGAATCCAGTGATTCTTGGTCGTGGCATTCCATTGTTTATAGATATAAAGGAGAAAATTAAATTAAACTTGTTAACTACCCGACAATTTGATTGTGGGGTAACGGAGCTGAATTATGTTGTGGATAGATAATAAGAAGGAACTGATCATTGAGATGTGAAAGTTGTTCCTGTTACTTTAAGAGCCACCAAAGGTCCCAAAAAAAAAAGAAAAAAAAAAAAAAAAAAAAATTTTTTTGTTTTTTTGGGCCCCAAAAAAAAAAAAAGAAGGGGGGGGGAATTCAATGAAGGATCAGAACCATTCGTTCATGCCCAAAAGGGGTGTGGATGGGTGCTTAACCGAATCAGCACAAAAACAAAAGAACCAGCCTTAAAAAGGTAAGGCAAAGGGCCAGGAGAATTTGGCCCGCTTTGTTTGGTATTGTGGCCTTTATTTAACAAGAAAGAGGCTCATTTTGTGTAATATTTATAACAACCGATAAACTTTAAACTTAATTTTTATAGTAAAAATAAACAAAGGAAAATGACAAAATATCCTTCCCAAAATTTAATTTTTTTCGTGATCTTACTAGGGTTATTTCTAAATTCCTGCAATGGCCAGGTAAACACTAACTCCGCGAATAATAACACAAATACCTCAAAACCTATCCCGGAAATTATTGGAACTCCTCCCCCTCGGAATTTTCAAGCTGGCTCGGCTAGTGAAGATAGTTTGGTAAGCCAATATATCAGAACTATTTTTCAGGATTCAAAAGGAAATTACTGGTTCGGTCCGGCCGGTGAAAGCGTTGTAAGATATGATGTGAAAACATTAAGATACTTTGATAAAAATGAGTTTTTTAATGGCAATAAAAGTGTAAAGGATGATTATGGTAATAGTGTTCACGCAATTGCCGAAGATAGCGATGGGAATATTTGGTTTGGGACTTATATTGGAGCCATTAAATATGATGGAAAAACTTTTAGAAGTTATGACGAGGAAAATGGACTGAACAATATCATGATTGGTCGAAAATCCATTCTCATTGACAAAACAGGAAACATGTGGGTGGGAACCGATGGTGGGGTTTATCAATATGATCCGTCGGCGGATACAACAGGCGGAAAATGTTTTTCGTTCTTTGATATGCTTGGCCCTGTCATTATAAAAGATATTATGGAAGATAGATCCGGAAATATTTGGTTTGCTTCACAAAACAATGGTGTTTTTCGTTATGATGGGAAAACAATTATAAAAATTGCAGAAAAAGAAGCTTTAGGTGATAATTATGCAGGAGGTATGATTCAGGATAATATCGGCAATTATTGGTTTTGCATGAAGGGTGGAGTTTGCCGCTATGATGGGAAAAACTTTACAGAGATCACAACTAAAAATGGCTTAGGTGGAAGCGAAGTGTCGGGGATATTTATAGAAAAATCTGGAATGATCTGGATAACAGCAAGAGGCAGCACAACACGATATGATCCTTCTATCGACATTTCAAATCCGGAAGCATTCACAGTATTTACAGAAGAAGACGGAATTAATTGTTGTGTGCAAAGTATGTACCAGGATAAAGAAGGAAATATGTGGTGGGGTACTGGATCCGGACTATATCGATTTGATGGAAAACGTTTTTATAAGGTGAAACAAAATGGACCTTGGTAAGATGAATAATTTATTTACCTCTACCCTAATTATATTGAGAATTAATTATTTATAATTATACGTGATATGACAAAAATAATTGCAGCAATTAATATGACCATCGACGGGATTTTCGATCATACTGCAGGTATACCCGATGAAGAAATCCATGAGCATTATACGGAACTAATGCGCAATGCCGATGCTATCCTATATGGCAGGATAACATTTGAACTAATGAAATTTTGGCAAACTCTTTTGGAAAATCCTTCAGGGGAAAAATCCATGGACAACTTTGCTGTGGCTATTGACAAAGTTCCAAAAATCGTTTTTTCACATACGCTAAAAAATACTGAATGGGACAGTGCTAAATTGTCAAATAAAACACTTGAGGAAGAAGTTTTGGAATTCAAACAATCTCCGCAAGCCGAAGGTAAAAACGTTTATATTGGCAGTCGGAGTTTAATTCTACAACTAATGAAACTTAATTTGATCGATGAATACCAGCTTTGTGTTTACCCGGTTATTGCAGGAAGCGGTTTACCATTGTTTGAAAACCTACATGACAGGACTATTTTTAAACTAAATAGGACTAAAATTTTTAGCGGTGGCGCTGTAACGCTTTATTATACTCCAAAAAATGAATAATTGACCATATTTATAGATCTATAAAACTCTCCCTCCCTCTAACCCAATATCCTAAAACTTCGTATTTTTATTGAAATTTTCAATCGCCCAACATTATATTCGCAAAATACCAAATGATCTTCGTCATTCAAGGAAATAGTGCTAAACTCAAACTGCGGTGAAAGAAAAGAAATGACAAAAAAACATGAATAAAATAATTACCCTACTGTGTTTTTGCATTTGTTTGCAAATTACATACACACAAAACAACGATCCCGACACAGCCAAGGCTTCATTGACCAATTATAAGGATCCTGCAGAACGCTTTACTGCGACGATCAAATATTTAGAGACCTTAGACTCTTATGCAAGCAACTATATTGATTCATCACTTTGTGTTGAACTCCTGTTAATAGCTCAACAATTAAAAAATGATTCGTTGCTTGCGATCAGTTATGACTGGATCGGATATTATTTCGCTATGAGTAAAGGAGCTAATACCACCGCGCTTGAATATTATTTCAAGGCATTGCCACTCGCTGAAAAATATAACGACAAACGAAGAATAAGTTCAGTCTATTTTGACATTGCAAGTGTTTATTTTAACCTTAAAAACATAGAGGAGTATTTTAATATCACCCAGAAGGGCGGAAAGCACTTACCTGATAAATCTTCTGACAAATATGATTACATGTTGATCCAGTATCAACGAAATATCGGGGTTTCATATTATGAAAAAAATCAACTAGACTCTGCATTATTTTATGCTCAGGTAGCAGAACAAACCGCCGAACGATTAAAACTTCCCCTTTACAGAGCCCAAACATTAACTTTATTGGCAGTTATTTATTACAAAATGAATGAGCTGGAATTGGCAGAAATTTATTTTAACAAAGCAAAGAATTTGTCAGAAACTTTGGCTGTAAGAAAAGACGTTTTTTATAAGCGCTATATTCCATTTCTTATTGAGCAAAACAGGATGGATGAAGCAATTGCCAGCACCGAATATTTTTGGAATATTACTCGTGAAATGTAAAATCTTAACATCGAATTAATTGCAGCAGGATTTAAAAGACAACTGTTCGATAAATTAAATAATTCTGATAGTGCTTTTTATTATTCAAAGGTTGAGTCTCAAATAAGAGAATCTATTTTTAATCAGAATAATCAAAATACCATTCAGGCATTAGCGTTTAAAGAGCAACTCCGCATTATTGAAGAGGACGCCAAAAAACTGGAGGTAGAACAACAACGCAAACAAAATATTCAATATGCATTGATCGCGATCGGTATTGTTTTTTTCATTATATTGTTTTTTCTACTTAGTCACAGTATCATCATTACCGAAAAATGGATCTCTTTTTTTGGAATATTAGGTTTGCTGATCGTATTTGAATTTATCAATCTACTTATTCATCCTTTTCTGGAACGTATAACACATCATTCACCAGCCCTGATGTTAATTGCATTAGTGGTATTAGCCTCTTTGCTCATTCCAATGCATCATCGCATGGAAAAATGGATCAAGGAAAAAATGACGGAAAAGAATAAAAAAATTCGATTGGAAAATGCAAAAAAGACGATTGAGAAGCTGGAATCACAGATGTAAGGATATTTTTGTCGAACAGGAGTTTAATTAAACAACTAATGAAACTAATTTAATTGATGAGTACCAACGTTGTGTTCATCCGGTTGTTGCAGGAAGTGGTTTACCATTATTTGAAAATATGAATGACGTAACTATTCTAAAACTCATAAAGACCAAGACCTTTAGTGATGGTGCAATACTACTTTATTATGAACCGATAAATGAAAAAACAACAAACCATTAACATCATATCGTAAAGCAGAAGCGAATTGCTTCAAAATTTACAAAAATAAAAGAAATAATTTTGATATGAAATACACATCTTTAATAGCACTTTTTACTATGTTATACATTGGAGTAAAAGGACAATCGCATTTTATTGGTGTTAAATCAGGTTTTTCCTGGACAAATATTTCAAGTAATTCACGGGATTATATAATACAAAATAATTTTATTGCTGGAATTACATATGTTTACAAAGTATATAAAAATCTTTCTTTAGGATGTGAATTCCTTTTTGAAGAACGAGGTGGCAATATTTCAGTTTCTTTTACTGATGCAAATGGAAATCTGGAAGAACACTATACAATTCCTTATGAATATAATTATCTTTCATTACCTATTAAGTTAAGTTATACTTTCGGAGACATTTTTTTTGGTTACGGCAATATAGGTTTTTGTCCGGCAATTCTTAAAAAAGCTACAGTAACCTACCCTGAAGGGTATCTTGTACATTTTGTTGATCCATTTTTAACCATTCAACCAACATATTCAGAATATGACCTTGCAGGCCTAGGGGAAATTGGTATCGGATACAAATTTAAAGATAGGTTTTCAATAAATATGTCAGCCCGGTTTCAACATAGTTTCACATCCCTTATAGAAAATGAAGGTGAAAGGAATTTTGGAACCACCTTTGGACTCGGCCTTAAATATTATCTTTAAAATTAATTTTAACAGAATGAGCAAGAAAATGATCACAATTGACAATTATTTAGACTCTCATTATATACACCGAAGCAACTGGTTAAGAGCTGCAGTGCTTGGAGCAAACGATGGTATTATTTCCATTTCAAGTCTTGCGATAGGAGTTGCTGCAGCAAGTGCAAGCAGAGATCCAATTGTTTTGGCAACCGTTGCTGGACTTGTTGCAGGAGCTTTATCAATGGCCGCAGGTGAATATGTGTCTGTAAGTTCTCAAACCGATACAGAAAAAGCAGACATTGAAAGAGAAAAAAATGAACTAAATGAAATGCCGGAAGAAGAGTTGAAAATATTAGCACAGATATATGAGAAAAGAGGTTTAAAAAAAGAAACTGCAATGCAAGTGGCAATAGAATTAACTGAAAATGATGCTTTAGGAACACACATAAGAGATGAATTAGGTATAAACGAAATTAGTAAGGCAAATCCGATACAAGCGGCAATTGCATCAGGTGCTTCATTTACCGTTGGAGGTGTATTACCACTTTTGGTAATTCTTTTTGCACCCGTAGTGAGCATGGAATATTGGCTTTATGGATTCACTATAATTTTTCTAATTGTTTTGGGAACAATTTCCGCTAAAACCGGAGGTTCAAAAATTCGTATAGCAGTTTTGCGTATTGCTATCTGGGGTACAATTGCAATGGGTTTATCTGCCTTGGTGGGTTATCTCTTTGGTGTTAGAGTATAATATTAAATTATTCACTGGAGTATGAGGAATTACTAAATTCGCTAATTGATATTGTATGCCATTTTCTGGAAAAAAGAATTTCTGTAAAACCGGGCCTTTTTCAGCTTTTTCATATCCTAATTACATATGGCGAATTCAATGGTCATTCGGAGCAGGGTTATTATTCCCAGCGATAATTTCAGGCTCGGGCACAGAATATTTTTTTGAAGCAACTAATGATGCCGAGCAAGATTGGGTGATAAAATATTTAAGCAATAAACTAAAACATAAAAATTGATCTCATAAATCTTAAAATAATACTTCGTATATTTATTAACGATTTTCGTTAAATTTAGGTACGATCGCAAATCTGCATAATGTAATATGATATGCTAAAATCCATACAACAATGAAAAAATTATTGGCAATTCTATTTATACTATTAATTACCACCACTTATGGACAGGTTGATCTAACCGACAAATTCAGAGAACTGTTTAATGAGAACAGTTATGACGAAATTATAAGGTATAAACCTAAAAAGGATGAGGAGTTGACGGCAAAGGCACTTTATTATATTGGAATGTCCTATTATATGAAGACACAAGACAATGCCGCCATGAAGTATATTGATATGGCAATTGAAAAAGGCCCTGTCGACTGGGATATGTTTTATTACAAAGGAATGCTTTTATTTTATGCAGATAAATTTGAAGAATCGTTGCCATATTTCGATAAAGCTATAGTCATGTTACCCGACGAAACGGACTTTTATGCGGGAAAAGGTGAAGCATACTATTCAATGGAGAATAGAGATTCTGCTATTGTCTATTTTGAACAGGCAGCTAAACTTGAAAATTGTGAACCAAGGGTTTTATTATTTATGGGTGAGATCTATCAATACCAAAACAAAATTGAAAATGCTTTAACTGCCTATAAAACAGCATTACCTCAATTAACTCCAAATGACG
The genomic region above belongs to Bacteroidota bacterium and contains:
- a CDS encoding dihydrofolate reductase family protein, which encodes MRKIISFMHISLDGFVAGPNGEMDWIKVNEEIFDHVGKRISQGDTSLYGRVTYEMMENYWPTAADKPTASNHDIQHSKWYKKVHKVVLSKTMNDEGLNNTKIISHNLTERINEIKQQTGEDILLFGSPTATHSLMQLNLIDGYWLFVNPVILGRGIPLFIDIKEKIKLNLLTTRQFDCGVTELNYVVDR
- a CDS encoding regulator, producing MTKYPSQNLIFFVILLGLFLNSCNGQVNTNSANNNTNTSKPIPEIIGTPPPRNFQAGSASEDSLVSQYIRTIFQDSKGNYWFGPAGESVVRYDVKTLRYFDKNEFFNGNKSVKDDYGNSVHAIAEDSDGNIWFGTYIGAIKYDGKTFRSYDEENGLNNIMIGRKSILIDKTGNMWVGTDGGVYQYDPSADTTGGKCFSFFDMLGPVIIKDIMEDRSGNIWFASQNNGVFRYDGKTIIKIAEKEALGDNYAGGMIQDNIGNYWFCMKGGVCRYDGKNFTEITTKNGLGGSEVSGIFIEKSGMIWITARGSTTRYDPSIDISNPEAFTVFTEEDGINCCVQSMYQDKEGNMWWGTGSGLYRFDGKRFYKVKQNGPW
- a CDS encoding dihydrofolate reductase family protein — translated: MTKIIAAINMTIDGIFDHTAGIPDEEIHEHYTELMRNADAILYGRITFELMKFWQTLLENPSGEKSMDNFAVAIDKVPKIVFSHTLKNTEWDSAKLSNKTLEEEVLEFKQSPQAEGKNVYIGSRSLILQLMKLNLIDEYQLCVYPVIAGSGLPLFENLHDRTIFKLNRTKIFSGGAVTLYYTPKNE
- a CDS encoding outer membrane beta-barrel protein: MKYTSLIALFTMLYIGVKGQSHFIGVKSGFSWTNISSNSRDYIIQNNFIAGITYVYKVYKNLSLGCEFLFEERGGNISVSFTDANGNLEEHYTIPYEYNYLSLPIKLSYTFGDIFFGYGNIGFCPAILKKATVTYPEGYLVHFVDPFLTIQPTYSEYDLAGLGEIGIGYKFKDRFSINMSARFQHSFTSLIENEGERNFGTTFGLGLKYYL
- a CDS encoding VIT family protein produces the protein MITIDNYLDSHYIHRSNWLRAAVLGANDGIISISSLAIGVAAASASRDPIVLATVAGLVAGALSMAAGEYVSVSSQTDTEKADIEREKNELNEMPEEELKILAQIYEKRGLKKETAMQVAIELTENDALGTHIRDELGINEISKANPIQAAIASGASFTVGGVLPLLVILFAPVVSMEYWLYGFTIIFLIVLGTISAKTGGSKIRIAVLRIAIWGTIAMGLSALVGYLFGVRV